In one Pseudomonas sp. SCA2728.1_7 genomic region, the following are encoded:
- a CDS encoding amino acid permease, whose product MSATPDLSANVADSDADSDAEQLRKLGYTSNFNRSMSLWENFALGFTYLSPVVGVYTLFGLCLAAGGPPMFWAYLLVGCGQLLVCLIFGEVVSQFPISGGVYPWARRLVGKKWAWMVGWIYSIALCVTIAAVAVGAGPYLAAMLGFEPSNNTNIVIALVLTLFATLVNLSGTKVLARIAMFGFLCELVGAVIVGVYLLVFERHQPLSVLFNTFDISVDGSYLPAFLTASLAGMFLYYGFEACGDVAEETPNPSAKIPVAMRMTIYIGGIAAMFACLALILAVPDMQAVINGTDKDPVTTILNNAFGPVGSKVVMGVVMISFISCVISLQAAASRLLYSYARDEMVIGSRLLKKISPTTQVPVAALFVSGVLPALIIALGFFLQDAVATIVSFAAIGIYLAFQMIVLAALYARSKGWKPSGKFTLGAWGWPVNIGALVYGVGAIINMAWPRTPDAAWYVNYAMVLSTAIVIGLGLVYMWIGKPYDHGKAPAGDAWKVSR is encoded by the coding sequence ATGAGCGCCACACCCGATCTGTCCGCCAACGTTGCCGACAGCGATGCCGACAGCGATGCCGAACAACTGCGCAAACTGGGCTACACCTCGAACTTCAACCGCAGCATGAGCCTGTGGGAAAACTTCGCTCTAGGCTTCACTTATCTGTCACCCGTCGTAGGGGTTTATACCCTCTTCGGCCTGTGCCTCGCCGCCGGCGGGCCACCGATGTTCTGGGCTTATTTGCTGGTCGGTTGCGGCCAGTTGCTGGTTTGCCTGATCTTCGGCGAAGTGGTTTCGCAGTTCCCGATTTCCGGCGGTGTTTACCCTTGGGCGCGCCGGTTGGTCGGTAAAAAATGGGCATGGATGGTCGGCTGGATCTACTCCATCGCCCTCTGCGTCACCATCGCCGCCGTTGCGGTCGGCGCTGGCCCGTACCTCGCCGCTATGCTCGGTTTTGAGCCAAGCAACAACACCAACATCGTCATCGCCCTGGTGCTGACCCTGTTCGCCACACTGGTCAACCTCAGCGGCACCAAAGTGCTGGCGCGCATCGCCATGTTCGGCTTTCTCTGTGAACTGGTTGGCGCAGTGATCGTCGGTGTTTACCTGCTGGTGTTCGAACGCCATCAACCGCTCAGCGTGCTGTTCAACACCTTCGACATCAGCGTCGACGGCTCGTACCTGCCGGCGTTCCTCACCGCATCGTTGGCGGGGATGTTCCTCTACTACGGCTTCGAGGCCTGCGGCGACGTCGCTGAAGAAACCCCGAACCCGAGCGCAAAAATCCCGGTGGCCATGCGCATGACCATCTACATCGGCGGCATCGCGGCAATGTTCGCCTGCCTCGCGCTGATCCTCGCCGTGCCGGACATGCAAGCTGTGATCAACGGCACCGACAAAGACCCGGTCACCACCATCCTCAACAACGCCTTCGGCCCGGTCGGTTCGAAAGTGGTGATGGGCGTGGTGATGATTTCCTTCATTTCCTGCGTCATCAGCCTACAAGCCGCGGCGAGCCGTCTGCTGTACTCCTACGCTCGCGACGAAATGGTCATCGGCAGCCGACTGCTGAAAAAGATTTCTCCTACCACCCAAGTACCGGTTGCCGCACTGTTCGTGTCTGGCGTCCTGCCGGCACTGATCATCGCCCTTGGCTTCTTCCTGCAAGACGCCGTGGCCACCATCGTCAGCTTCGCCGCGATCGGCATCTACCTCGCGTTCCAGATGATCGTGCTGGCCGCGCTGTACGCCCGCAGCAAAGGCTGGAAACCCAGCGGCAAATTCACCCTCGGCGCATGGGGCTGGCCGGTGAACATCGGCGCGCTGGTGTATGGCGTTGGCGCAATCATCAACATGGCCTGGCCACGTACGCCGGATGCGGCGTGGTATGTGAACTATGCGATGGTGTTGAGCACGGCGATCGTGATTGGCTTGGGCTTGGTTTATATGTGGATTGGCAAGCCGTATGACCATGGCAAGGCCCCGGCTGGGGATGCGTGGAAGGTGAGTCGCTAA
- a CDS encoding type II toxin-antitoxin system VapC family toxin, whose protein sequence is MVLVDTNVLIDVLEDDPVWADWSIQQLRAQSLIHELAINPIVYAELSQTFSTFEALDGVVSQLGLVMQEIPRPALFLAGKAFVKYRKVGGGKHNVLADFFIGAHAAVKKLPLLTRDSKRYRNYFPSVELITPS, encoded by the coding sequence ATGGTGCTGGTCGATACGAATGTGTTGATTGATGTGCTCGAAGACGATCCGGTCTGGGCCGATTGGTCGATTCAGCAACTTCGTGCTCAATCACTGATCCATGAGTTAGCCATCAACCCGATAGTTTATGCAGAGCTATCACAGACATTTTCGACGTTTGAGGCATTGGACGGAGTAGTGAGTCAACTGGGATTGGTCATGCAGGAGATTCCTAGACCCGCACTGTTTTTAGCTGGTAAGGCCTTCGTGAAGTATCGGAAGGTTGGCGGTGGAAAGCATAATGTTCTGGCGGATTTTTTCATCGGAGCACATGCGGCCGTAAAAAAATTACCCTTGTTGACGAGAGACTCCAAGCGTTACCGCAATTATTTCCCTTCAGTCGAATTGATAACGCCGTCCTGA
- a CDS encoding type II toxin-antitoxin system PrlF family antitoxin — MSTTMTSKGQVTIPKPIRDALHLTPGSAIEFSVNDHGEVVLHSAKRETGKARTPDRFDAVRGKADIKWRTDDLMALLRGDD; from the coding sequence ATGTCGACGACCATGACCAGCAAGGGGCAAGTCACAATCCCCAAGCCAATTCGTGATGCGTTGCATCTTACGCCGGGCTCGGCCATTGAGTTCAGCGTCAACGATCATGGCGAAGTGGTTCTGCATAGTGCTAAGCGCGAAACGGGAAAGGCGCGAACTCCTGATCGATTTGATGCCGTAAGGGGCAAAGCCGATATCAAATGGCGAACCGATGATTTGATGGCCTTGCTCCGAGGGGATGATTGA
- a CDS encoding Bro-N domain-containing protein, with amino-acid sequence MPNHVQIPSETSAFFTPTIFTRHNRFLHAFMQDHEAWFCVQDLGRLMGYPLNERLTLKLDPDQRRHVLLRRDGEIIDCAMVSESGLFALLVHHFVPENRHLRQWLSHEVIPMLRETQSSPVENHPSLSSMHWAGVTVPLLHWQQQAWVKWRDVPELMHGQRPYPVQGTCR; translated from the coding sequence ATGCCTAACCACGTACAAATTCCTTCTGAAACCTCTGCTTTCTTCACCCCCACCATATTCACCCGCCACAACCGCTTCCTCCACGCCTTCATGCAAGATCACGAAGCCTGGTTCTGTGTTCAGGATCTCGGTCGCCTGATGGGCTATCCGCTAAACGAACGTCTCACCCTGAAACTCGATCCCGACCAGCGTCGCCATGTCCTTCTGCGTCGGGACGGCGAAATCATCGATTGCGCGATGGTCAGCGAGTCCGGCCTGTTCGCCCTGCTCGTCCATCACTTCGTTCCGGAAAACCGTCACCTGCGCCAATGGTTGAGCCATGAAGTCATCCCGATGCTGCGCGAAACCCAATCAAGCCCTGTGGAAAACCACCCGAGCCTGAGCTCGATGCATTGGGCGGGCGTCACCGTGCCGCTGCTGCACTGGCAACAGCAGGCGTGGGTCAAATGGCGGGATGTGCCGGAGTTGATGCACGGCCAGCGGCCGTATCCGGTTCAGGGGACTTGTCGCTAA
- a CDS encoding glucan biosynthesis protein D, translating into MHRRNLLKASMAIAAYTGLSATGLLASRAWAANGGAADGEAQAFDFEALKRQAKQLAGSAYQDTKQVLPPTLATMTPQNFNAIRYDGEHSLWKENKGQLDVQFFHVGMGFRQPVRMYSVDAKTRTAREVHFRPALFNYENTSVDTQQLKGDLGFAGFKLFKAPELDRHDVLSFLGASYFRAVDATGQYGLSARGLAIDTYAKKREEFPDFTKFWFETPDKNATRFVVYALLDSPSATGAYRFDIDCQAERVVMEVDAHINARTAIEQLGISPMTSMFSCGTHERRMCDTIHPQIHDSDRLAMWRGNGEWICRPLNNPATLQFNAFADTDPKGFGLVQTDHEFANYQDTVDWYSKRPSLWVEPTTAWGEGSIDLLEIPTTGETLDNIVAFWTPKKPVAAGDSLNYGYKLYWSALPPVSTPLARVQATRSGMGGFVEGWAPGEHYPPVWARRFAVDFTGGGLDRLPQGTGIEPVVTCSNGKVQDFSVLVLDDIKGYRILFDWYPTNDSVEPVELRLFIRTNDRTLSETWLYQYFPPAPDKRKYP; encoded by the coding sequence ATGCACCGCAGGAATTTGCTCAAAGCGTCCATGGCCATTGCGGCTTACACCGGTCTTTCGGCCACTGGCCTGCTGGCCAGCCGTGCGTGGGCGGCCAATGGCGGCGCCGCCGATGGCGAGGCGCAGGCGTTTGACTTCGAAGCGCTGAAGCGCCAGGCCAAGCAACTGGCTGGCAGCGCCTATCAGGACACCAAACAGGTGCTGCCGCCAACCCTGGCGACCATGACCCCGCAGAACTTCAACGCGATCCGCTACGACGGCGAGCATTCGCTGTGGAAGGAAAACAAGGGTCAGCTGGACGTGCAGTTCTTCCACGTCGGCATGGGGTTCCGTCAGCCGGTGCGCATGTACAGCGTCGACGCCAAGACGCGCACTGCCCGCGAAGTGCATTTCCGCCCGGCGCTGTTCAACTATGAAAACACTTCAGTCGACACCCAGCAGCTCAAGGGTGACCTCGGTTTTGCCGGCTTCAAGCTGTTCAAAGCGCCGGAGCTGGATCGTCACGATGTGTTGTCGTTCCTCGGCGCCAGCTATTTCCGTGCGGTAGACGCCACTGGCCAATATGGCCTCTCGGCGCGCGGCCTGGCGATCGACACGTACGCGAAAAAACGCGAAGAATTCCCTGACTTCACCAAGTTCTGGTTCGAGACACCGGACAAGAACGCCACCCGATTTGTGGTGTATGCCCTGCTCGACTCGCCGAGTGCCACTGGCGCTTACCGTTTCGACATCGACTGCCAGGCCGAGCGCGTGGTGATGGAAGTCGATGCGCACATCAATGCGCGCACGGCGATCGAGCAATTGGGCATCTCGCCGATGACCAGTATGTTCAGTTGCGGCACCCACGAGCGCCGCATGTGCGACACCATCCACCCGCAGATCCACGACTCGGATCGTCTGGCGATGTGGCGCGGCAACGGCGAGTGGATCTGCCGTCCGCTGAACAACCCGGCGACCCTGCAATTCAATGCGTTTGCCGACACCGATCCAAAAGGTTTCGGGCTGGTGCAGACCGATCATGAATTCGCCAACTATCAGGACACCGTCGACTGGTACAGCAAGCGTCCGAGCCTGTGGGTCGAACCGACCACGGCGTGGGGCGAAGGCTCTATCGATCTGTTGGAAATTCCTACAACCGGGGAAACCCTCGACAACATCGTCGCGTTCTGGACACCGAAAAAACCGGTGGCTGCCGGCGATTCGCTGAACTATGGCTACAAGCTTTACTGGAGTGCATTGCCGCCGGTAAGTACGCCGTTGGCGCGAGTGCAGGCAACCCGTTCCGGCATGGGCGGTTTTGTTGAGGGCTGGGCACCGGGCGAGCATTATCCGCCGGTTTGGGCGCGTCGTTTTGCCGTGGACTTCACTGGTGGCGGTCTGGATCGACTGCCGCAGGGCACCGGGATCGAGCCAGTGGTGACCTGCTCGAACGGCAAGGTGCAGGACTTCAGCGTGCTGGTGCTGGATGACATCAAGGGTTACCGGATTCTGTTCGATTGGTACCCGACCAATGACAGCGTGGAGCCGGTGGAGCTGAGGTTGTTCATTCGCACCAATGACCGCACGTTGAGCGAGACCTGGTTGTATCAGTACTTCCCGCCGGCGCCGGACAAGCGTAAGTACCCTTGA
- a CDS encoding NADH:flavin oxidoreductase/NADH oxidase, with protein sequence MSLLLEPFTLRQLTLPNRIAVSPMCQYSSVDGLANDWHLVHLGSRAVGGAGLVFTEATAITADGRITAEDLGLWNDEQIEPLQRITRFITSQGAVAGIQLAHAGRKASTHRPWIGKHGSVKPDDGGWTPVGPSPIAFDPQHTQPKQLDEGQIADVIQAFVDAAKRALKAGFSVVEVHAAHGYLLHQFLSPLSNQRRDQYGGSFENRIRLVLQVTEAVRAVWPEELPLFVRVSATDWVEDGWNPDETVELARRLHTLGADLIDVSSGGTAANAEIPVGPGYQTRFAERVRKESGIATGTVGMITEPAQAEHILRTCQADIIFLARELLRDPYWPLHADDDLGGRKAVWPAQYQRATHRDQPIHESDLRD encoded by the coding sequence ATGAGTCTGCTGCTTGAACCCTTCACCCTGCGCCAACTGACCCTGCCCAACCGCATCGCCGTGTCACCGATGTGCCAATACTCCAGCGTCGACGGCCTGGCCAACGACTGGCATTTGGTGCATCTCGGCAGCCGCGCGGTGGGCGGCGCCGGTCTGGTCTTCACTGAAGCCACGGCGATCACCGCCGACGGAAGAATCACCGCCGAAGACCTTGGCCTGTGGAACGACGAACAGATCGAACCGCTGCAACGCATTACCCGCTTCATTACGTCTCAGGGCGCGGTTGCCGGCATCCAACTGGCCCACGCCGGGCGCAAGGCCAGCACCCATCGGCCGTGGATCGGCAAGCACGGCAGCGTCAAACCCGATGATGGCGGTTGGACTCCGGTCGGGCCGTCGCCGATTGCCTTTGACCCGCAACACACTCAACCGAAACAGCTCGACGAAGGGCAGATTGCTGACGTCATTCAGGCGTTTGTCGATGCCGCCAAACGCGCACTGAAAGCTGGTTTCAGTGTGGTTGAGGTGCATGCGGCGCATGGTTATCTGCTGCATCAATTTCTCTCGCCGCTGAGCAATCAGCGTCGTGATCAATACGGTGGTTCGTTTGAAAACCGCATTCGTCTGGTGCTGCAAGTGACTGAAGCGGTGAGGGCGGTCTGGCCTGAGGAGTTGCCGCTGTTTGTTCGCGTTTCGGCCACAGATTGGGTAGAAGACGGTTGGAACCCGGATGAAACCGTGGAGCTGGCGCGGCGCCTGCACACCCTTGGCGCGGATCTGATCGACGTGTCGTCGGGCGGGACAGCGGCCAACGCCGAAATTCCGGTCGGGCCAGGCTATCAAACACGCTTCGCCGAACGTGTGCGCAAGGAGTCAGGCATCGCCACTGGCACCGTGGGAATGATTACCGAGCCGGCGCAAGCCGAGCACATTCTGCGCACCTGTCAGGCTGACATCATCTTCCTCGCCCGCGAGTTGTTGCGTGATCCGTACTGGCCGCTGCATGCCGACGATGATCTCGGTGGGCGCAAAGCGGTGTGGCCGGCGCAGTATCAGCGTGCGACTCATCGGGATCAGCCGATTCATGAGTCTGATTTGCGCGATTGA
- the recJ gene encoding single-stranded-DNA-specific exonuclease RecJ, producing MRIEPRQLPETLPFLGDLPPLLTRLYAARGVQSEAELDKSLARLIPFQQLKGIDAAVDLLVTALEQRQRILIVGDFDADGATASTVGMLGLRLLGAAHVDYLVPNRFEYGYGLTPEIVEVAMTRDPHLLVTVDNGISSVEGVAAAKRHGLKVLITDHHLPGDELPLADALVNPNQPGCEFPSKALAGVGVIFYVLMALRARLRSLGWYENKPQPNIGELLDLVALGSVADVVPLDANNRILVHQGLERIRAGRARPGIKAILEVAKRDAARITSTDLGFIVGPRLNAAGRLDDMSLGIECLLTADANLAREMAAQLDGMNQDRKSIEQGMQREALAQLKDLPVESMPFGLCLFDPEWHQGVIGILASRMKERYFRPTIAFADAGDGLLKGSGRSVQGFHIRDALSVVAAQHPNLIAKYGGHAMAAGLTLPQENFPLFAEAFDAEVRRQLREDDLTGRMLTDGTLAVEEFHLELARALRHAGPWGQHFPEPLFHGVFQLVEQRVVGERHLKVVLKSECGSVKLDGIAFGVDRDIWPNPTIQWVELAYKLDVNEFRGNETVQLMIAHIEPR from the coding sequence ATGCGTATCGAACCTCGTCAACTGCCCGAAACTCTGCCTTTTCTCGGTGATCTGCCGCCGCTGTTGACCCGCTTGTACGCGGCGCGGGGCGTGCAGTCCGAGGCAGAGCTGGACAAGAGCCTGGCGCGGTTGATCCCGTTTCAGCAACTCAAGGGCATCGACGCAGCGGTGGACCTGCTGGTGACGGCGCTGGAACAGCGCCAGCGCATCCTCATCGTTGGTGACTTCGATGCGGACGGCGCGACGGCCAGCACTGTCGGCATGCTTGGCTTGCGCTTGTTGGGCGCTGCGCACGTCGACTATCTGGTGCCGAATCGCTTCGAATATGGCTACGGCTTGACTCCGGAAATCGTCGAGGTCGCGATGACCCGCGATCCGCATTTGCTGGTGACCGTCGATAACGGCATCTCCAGCGTCGAAGGCGTGGCCGCCGCCAAACGTCATGGGCTCAAAGTGCTGATCACCGATCACCATTTGCCGGGCGATGAACTGCCATTGGCCGACGCGCTGGTCAATCCGAACCAGCCCGGTTGCGAGTTTCCGAGCAAGGCACTGGCCGGCGTCGGGGTGATTTTCTATGTGTTGATGGCGTTGCGCGCGCGTTTGCGCAGCCTCGGCTGGTACGAGAACAAGCCGCAGCCGAACATCGGTGAACTGCTTGATCTGGTGGCGCTGGGCAGCGTTGCCGACGTGGTGCCGCTGGACGCCAACAACCGGATTCTGGTGCATCAGGGCCTCGAACGAATTCGTGCTGGGCGTGCGCGGCCGGGGATCAAAGCGATCCTTGAAGTGGCCAAGCGAGACGCTGCACGCATTACCTCTACCGATCTCGGTTTCATCGTCGGCCCGCGTCTGAATGCCGCCGGGCGTCTGGATGACATGAGTCTGGGCATCGAATGTCTGCTCACCGCCGACGCCAATCTGGCACGGGAAATGGCCGCGCAACTCGACGGCATGAACCAGGATCGTAAATCCATCGAGCAGGGCATGCAGCGTGAAGCGCTGGCGCAGCTCAAGGACTTGCCGGTCGAGTCGATGCCGTTTGGTCTATGCCTGTTCGATCCGGAGTGGCACCAGGGCGTGATCGGAATTCTCGCGTCGCGGATGAAAGAACGTTATTTCCGTCCGACCATTGCCTTTGCCGATGCGGGCGATGGTTTGCTCAAGGGCTCGGGCCGCTCGGTTCAAGGTTTCCACATTCGCGATGCCTTGAGCGTGGTCGCAGCGCAGCATCCAAACCTGATAGCCAAGTACGGTGGCCACGCTATGGCGGCCGGTCTGACCTTGCCGCAGGAGAATTTTCCGCTGTTCGCCGAGGCCTTTGACGCTGAAGTGCGTAGGCAACTTCGCGAAGACGACCTGACCGGGCGCATGCTGACCGATGGCACGCTGGCGGTCGAAGAGTTCCACCTCGAACTGGCCCGCGCCCTGCGCCACGCCGGGCCTTGGGGGCAGCACTTCCCGGAGCCACTGTTTCATGGCGTGTTTCAGTTGGTCGAACAGCGAGTGGTCGGCGAGCGGCATCTGAAAGTGGTGCTGAAGAGCGAATGTGGCTCGGTGAAGCTGGATGGTATTGCCTTTGGCGTTGATCGCGATATCTGGCCGAACCCGACGATTCAGTGGGTTGAGCTGGCTTATAAGCTCGACGTTAACGAGTTTCGGGGTAATGAGACGGTACAACTGATGATTGCCCATATCGAACCGCGTTGA
- a CDS encoding YaeQ family protein, translating into MAQPSTTYKFELNLTDLDRSVYESVKQTIARHPSETEERMTVRLLAYALWYNEQLSFGRGLSDVDEPALWEKSLDDRVLHWIEVGQPDADRLTWCSRRTERTSLLAYGSLRVWETKVIPAIKNLKNVNIAAVPQEVLETLAKDMPRVIKWDVMISEGTIFVTDDRGQHEVQLQWLQGERG; encoded by the coding sequence ATGGCCCAGCCGTCCACTACCTACAAATTTGAACTGAACCTCACCGACCTCGACCGCAGTGTCTACGAGAGCGTCAAGCAGACCATCGCCCGTCACCCTTCGGAAACCGAAGAGCGCATGACGGTGCGCCTGCTGGCCTACGCCCTCTGGTACAACGAGCAGTTGTCGTTTGGTCGCGGTCTGTCAGACGTGGATGAACCTGCACTGTGGGAAAAGAGCCTGGACGACCGTGTTCTGCACTGGATTGAAGTCGGCCAGCCAGACGCCGACCGACTGACCTGGTGCTCGCGTCGTACCGAACGCACCAGCCTGCTCGCCTACGGCAGCCTGCGCGTCTGGGAAACCAAAGTGATCCCGGCGATCAAGAATCTGAAGAACGTCAACATCGCAGCAGTCCCGCAAGAAGTGCTGGAAACCCTGGCCAAGGACATGCCCCGCGTTATCAAGTGGGACGTGATGATCAGCGAAGGGACGATCTTCGTCACCGACGACCGTGGTCAGCACGAAGTCCAGTTGCAATGGCTGCAAGGTGAGCGCGGCTGA
- a CDS encoding CaiB/BaiF CoA-transferase family protein, giving the protein MPFANKPLSGVKVIELGTLIAGPFASRICGEFGAEVIKIESPDGGDPLRKWRKLYEGTSLWWFVQARNKKSLTLNLKHPDGLAILKKLLSEADILIENFRPGVLEKLGLSWETLHALNPKLVMVRLSGFGQTGPMKDQPGFGAVGESMGGLRYITGFEDRPPVRTGISIGDSIAALWGVIGALMALRHREVNGGLGQVVDVALYEAIFAMMESMVPEFDVFGFIRERSGNIMPGITPSSIHTSADGKHVQIGANGDAIFKRFMLIIGRDDLANDPTLASNDGRDNRRDELYGVIDRWVNSLPLQSVLDLLNQAEVPASRIFSAEDMFNDPQYLAREMFLHAKLPDGKDFKMPGIVPKLSETPGSSEWVGPQLGEHNAQVLHDLGYDERQIAKLREDGAI; this is encoded by the coding sequence ATGCCGTTCGCCAACAAACCGCTCAGCGGTGTGAAAGTCATTGAATTGGGTACGTTGATTGCCGGGCCGTTTGCCTCGCGTATTTGCGGCGAGTTCGGCGCCGAAGTGATCAAGATCGAGTCGCCAGACGGCGGTGATCCTCTGCGTAAATGGCGAAAACTGTACGAAGGCACTTCGCTGTGGTGGTTCGTCCAGGCGCGCAACAAAAAATCTCTGACGCTGAATCTCAAGCATCCTGACGGTTTGGCGATCCTGAAAAAATTGCTCAGCGAAGCCGACATCCTCATCGAGAACTTCCGCCCCGGCGTGCTGGAAAAACTGGGCCTGAGCTGGGAAACCCTGCACGCGCTGAACCCGAAACTGGTGATGGTGCGCCTGTCCGGTTTCGGTCAGACCGGACCAATGAAAGATCAGCCAGGCTTCGGCGCGGTTGGCGAGTCCATGGGCGGTCTGCGCTACATCACCGGTTTCGAAGACCGGCCGCCGGTGCGCACCGGCATTTCCATCGGCGATTCGATTGCCGCGCTGTGGGGTGTGATCGGCGCGCTGATGGCGCTGCGTCATCGCGAAGTCAACGGCGGCCTTGGCCAAGTCGTTGACGTGGCGCTGTATGAAGCGATTTTCGCAATGATGGAAAGCATGGTGCCGGAATTCGACGTGTTCGGTTTTATCCGCGAGCGCAGCGGCAACATCATGCCCGGCATCACGCCCTCTTCGATTCACACCAGCGCTGACGGCAAGCATGTGCAGATCGGCGCCAACGGTGACGCGATCTTCAAACGTTTCATGCTGATCATCGGCCGCGACGATCTGGCCAACGATCCGACATTGGCCAGCAACGACGGACGCGATAATCGCCGCGACGAGCTGTATGGCGTGATTGATCGCTGGGTCAATTCGCTGCCGCTGCAAAGCGTGCTCGACCTGCTCAATCAGGCCGAGGTACCGGCCAGCCGGATCTTCAGTGCCGAGGACATGTTCAACGATCCGCAGTATCTGGCCCGGGAGATGTTCCTGCACGCCAAACTGCCCGACGGCAAAGATTTCAAGATGCCGGGCATCGTGCCGAAACTCTCTGAGACACCGGGCAGTTCAGAATGGGTCGGACCGCAACTGGGTGAACACAATGCGCAGGTACTTCACGACCTCGGCTACGACGAGAGACAGATCGCCAAGCTGCGTGAAGACGGAGCCATTTAA
- a CDS encoding TIGR02285 family protein, which produces MRRYFTTSATTRDRSPSCVKTEPFKLKHRQTSHANRAHHWWTWRLFGLLFLLALSTGAQAKPTLIWLLRDLPPLTIFEGPKKGQGVIDQLMPLLIAGMPQYEHTLMRVNRARGLQMLHENPFACDPALLWNKERAQWVAYSIPAIRAVSNGLVVRQQDRSVLEPYLVDGEVDLAALLAATERKVGVVAERSYGEFIDTLLHQAPSGALTAHYGNDALTNLLSMQRLGRLQVVLGYWPEIRYQAKQAQINEDELEFYPIQGNGKYLSGYVACSDTTQGRQAISEINHLLRTLPHEHLNQLYAAWLDPDRREDYLEQARTFFERQAAQ; this is translated from the coding sequence ATGCGCAGGTACTTCACGACCTCGGCTACGACGAGAGACAGATCGCCAAGCTGCGTGAAGACGGAGCCATTTAAGCTGAAACACCGGCAGACATCGCACGCCAACCGCGCCCACCATTGGTGGACGTGGCGGCTGTTCGGCCTGTTGTTTTTGCTCGCCCTGTCGACCGGAGCGCAAGCGAAACCGACGCTGATCTGGTTGCTGCGCGACTTGCCGCCACTGACCATTTTCGAAGGCCCGAAAAAGGGCCAGGGCGTGATCGACCAACTGATGCCGTTGCTGATCGCCGGCATGCCGCAATACGAACACACGCTGATGCGGGTCAATCGCGCCCGTGGTCTGCAGATGCTCCATGAAAACCCGTTTGCCTGTGACCCCGCGCTGCTGTGGAACAAGGAGCGCGCGCAGTGGGTGGCGTATTCGATCCCGGCGATTCGCGCCGTGAGCAATGGCCTGGTGGTGCGCCAGCAAGATCGCTCGGTGCTCGAACCGTATCTGGTCGACGGTGAAGTGGACCTGGCGGCGCTGCTGGCCGCTACGGAGCGCAAAGTTGGTGTGGTGGCGGAACGCAGCTACGGCGAGTTCATCGACACCCTTTTGCATCAAGCGCCCAGCGGTGCGTTGACTGCGCATTACGGCAACGATGCGCTGACCAATCTGCTGTCGATGCAGCGCCTCGGTCGGTTGCAGGTGGTGTTGGGCTATTGGCCGGAGATTCGCTATCAGGCGAAACAGGCACAGATCAATGAAGATGAACTGGAGTTCTATCCGATTCAGGGCAATGGGAAGTATCTGTCAGGCTACGTCGCCTGTTCCGACACCACGCAAGGCCGCCAGGCCATCAGCGAGATCAATCATCTGCTGCGCACCCTGCCGCATGAACACCTGAATCAGCTCTACGCCGCTTGGCTGGATCCCGACAGACGTGAGGATTATCTGGAACAGGCCCGCACATTCTTCGAACGCCAGGCTGCGCAGTAG
- a CDS encoding DUF3509 domain-containing protein, translating to MESISLLLGEALSPYQVSLSPSGSHGECLVTLKNSHGAIVVEREFNQAQLTDKRQLTDVVDGLHRDVLIAEGRLEPCVIAALRNAALDKRATL from the coding sequence ATGGAAAGTATCAGTCTATTGCTCGGTGAGGCTCTGAGCCCGTATCAGGTTTCGTTGTCTCCAAGCGGTTCCCATGGCGAATGCCTGGTGACCTTGAAGAACAGTCACGGCGCCATCGTGGTTGAACGCGAATTCAATCAGGCACAGTTGACCGACAAGCGCCAGTTGACCGATGTCGTTGACGGCTTGCACCGCGACGTTCTGATTGCTGAAGGACGGCTGGAGCCTTGTGTGATCGCGGCCTTGCGCAATGCCGCACTGGACAAACGTGCGACGCTGTAA
- a CDS encoding response regulator, with the protein MRSLKVLILEPNPFQLMALHQMLNAIGIYDVLTAPSLASALSSLGHRGVVDIAICDPQLKGGDGLALIQHLAVQQEARALILLGTVAPSLLNDLDPLLNEHKVRLLGRLQTPVSAVLMRGLLDSYLIAASPPVRV; encoded by the coding sequence ATGCGCTCGCTTAAAGTCCTGATACTTGAACCCAATCCGTTCCAGCTGATGGCATTGCATCAAATGCTCAATGCCATTGGCATCTATGACGTGCTGACGGCGCCGTCGCTGGCGTCGGCCCTGTCTTCATTGGGCCATCGCGGCGTGGTCGATATCGCCATTTGCGATCCGCAGCTCAAGGGCGGCGATGGCCTGGCGCTGATCCAGCATCTGGCGGTTCAGCAGGAGGCACGCGCGCTGATCCTGCTGGGAACGGTCGCGCCAAGCCTGCTGAACGATCTCGACCCCTTGCTGAACGAACACAAAGTGCGGCTGTTGGGCCGCCTGCAAACCCCGGTGTCGGCGGTACTGATGCGCGGTTTGCTCGATAGCTACCTGATCGCCGCTTCGCCACCCGTGCGGGTTTGA